From Erigeron canadensis isolate Cc75 chromosome 8, C_canadensis_v1, whole genome shotgun sequence, one genomic window encodes:
- the LOC122579987 gene encoding protein NETWORKED 2D-like isoform X2, with translation MEDHVAKAMNIVQKDGDSFAKRAEMYYKYRPELIAFIEESVRAYRALAERYDKLSTDLQKANTTIASVFPDQIPYDTDYEDDDHDNNGLKIPKNISPDPPKAPKVPQRKDLKSFLTEGHKKNLPKTERPKHFKKAGLTKEEAVEEIDNLQKDILSMQTVKEFIKSSYENGLANFSEIENKIVKWQQRVCDLQDEFNVVKGIEDDDARVIMAAAALKACEETLSNLQAKHDKSSEDARLENERIQTTKKKLQVIKHKYLLERNNEKQDKVLENNPCNLIVNEQEESQENIKETSDELSEKSWTVTEMADTIDKLVSKVLSLETLVSLQTGTIDRLRIETDDLQSQIQNLEEDKANLIDGKNNLTKGFIEMEKKLDGVQELGMSIHNQIKSLTMQFTETHYNVKHLSENVHNVKSDEEVNLKEYLMNGEEMMLRSSSAECETSTNDRTRTPDQGYPAYDIGDSMSKEHVEDKYIPCMNDNVINEKITKETTKVVVGEKKEDNNTIGNIGEVIVDGDLKSKNLEEEANEDINWQQLLLGGLNDKEKILLQEYTCILRKYKTTKKELAEEEQKNQGVVDEMKLQVQDLKTLLANRDTQIQQMKRKLTLLQKDGSRVEMLADKQEILNDEDDMKSILIDKSEPFSEIEEKLRTNIDALLDENLNFWLRFSCKFHQVQKFKTEVENLLQEIIKVKAKRSEGKSSMQSEINAIYKHIKEIQNELMIWLDQSALLKNELQRRCSSLSNIQEEITTALRDGVEEEKITFSTHQAAKFQGEVLNMQQENSKVNQELEAGLDHIATLQVKTEKTLKRLEEEFGLSDDQKQPRSPHRVHVPLRSFIFGVKSKKQKPSIMACITPHRKLTASDSGIL, from the exons ATGGAAGACCATGTTGCCAAAGCCATGAACATTGTTCAAAAAGATGGGGATTCCTTTGCCAAAAGGGCAGAAATGTATTACAAATACCGACCGGAGCTCATAGCCTTCATCGAGGAGAGTGTCAGGGCATATCGCGCATTAGCAGAAAGATACGATAAACTTTCTACCGATTTGCAAAAAGCAAACACCACTATTGCTTCGGTTTTCCCAGATCAAATTCCCTATGACACAGACTATGAGGATGATGACCATGATAACAATGGTCTCAAAATCCCAAAAAACATAAGCCCAGATCCACCAAAAGCCCCAAAGGTTCCACAAAGAAAAGACTTAAAGAGTTTCTTAACTGAGGGCCACAAGAAGAACCTACCAAAGACGGAACGCCCAAAACATTTTAAGAAAGCTGGTTTAACCAAAGAAGAGGCCGTGGAAGAAATCGATAACCTTCAAAAGGATATTCTTTCAATGCAAACCGTCAAGGAGTTCATCAAGAGCTCCTATGAAAATGGGCTTGCTAACTTTTCAGAAATTGAGAACAAGATCGTTAAATGGCAACAAAGAGTTTGCGATTTACAAGATGAGTTCAATGTAGTGAAAGGTATTGAAGATGATGATGCCCGTGTTATAATGGCGGCGGCTGCATTGAAAGCGTGTGAAGAGACTTTGTCTAATTTACAAGCAAAACACGATAAGTCAAGTGAAGATGCAAGATTGGAGAATGAAAGGATTCAAACTACTAAGAAGAAACTCCAGGTGATTAAACACAAGTACTTATTGGAAAGAAATAATGAAAAACAAGATAAAGTGCTTGAAAACAACCCGTGCAACTTAATTGTAAATGAGCAAGAGGAGTCACAAGAAAATATCAAAGAAACGTCAGATGAGCTTTCGGAGAAATCCTGGACAGTTACAGAAATGGCAGATACGATTGACAAGCTAGTGAGCAAAGTGCTTAGCTTAGAGACATTGGTTTCGTTACAAACTGGTACCATTGACAGGTTAAGAATAGAAACAGATGATCTTCAGTCGCAGATTCAGAATCTGGAAGAAGATAAAGCTAATCTGATTGACGGAAAGAATAATTTGACAAAAGGTTTCATTGAAATGGAGAAAAAACTGGATGGAGTACAAGAGTTAGGCATGAGCATTCACAACCAAATTAAAAGTCTCACGATGCAGTTCACTGAAACCCATTACAATGTTAAGCATCTGTCCGAGAATGTTCATAATGTGAAGTCCGATGAAGAAGTCAACCTAAAAGAATATCTCATGAATGGTGAAGAGATGATGCTAAGAAGTTCCTCCGCAGAATGTGAAACTTCAACTAATGACAGAACCAGAACTCCCGATCAAG GATATCCAGCATACGACATCGGTGACTCAATGTCTAAAGAGCATGTGGAAGATAAATATATCCCTTGCATGAATGATAATGTTATAAATGAAAAGATCACCAAGGAAACAACAAAGGTTGTGGTCGGGGAGAAAAAAGAAGACAACAACACCATTGGAAACATTGGTGAAGTTATAGTCGACGGTGATCTTAAATCAAAAAACCTGGAGGAAGAAGCCAATGAGGACATAAACTGGCAACAACTTTTGTTGGGTGGTTTAAATGACAAGGAAAAGATTCTTTTACAAGAGTACACTTGTATCTTAAGGAAGTACAAAACTACGAAAAAAGAACTTGCAGAAGAAGAGCAGAAAAACCAAGGAGTTGTGGATGAAATGAAACTACAAGTGCAAGACCTGAAAACACTTCTAGCCAATAGGGACACTCAAATTCAACAAATGAAACGAAAACTCACACTTCTTCAGAAAGATGGAAGTAGAGTTGAGATGTTAGCCGATAAACAAGAAATACTGAATGATGAGGATGACATGAAGTCCATCCTTATCGACAAATCTGAACCATTTTCAGAAATAGAAGAGAAACTAAGAACTAATATCGATGCACTACTTGATGAAAATCTTAATTTCTGGTTGCGATTTAGCTGTAAATTTCATCAAGTGCAGAAATTCAAGACTGAGGTAGAAAATCTACTTCAAGAGATTATCAAAGTCAAAGCTAAAAGAAGTGAGGGGAAATCAAGCATGCAATCAGAAATCAATGCAATATACAAACACATTAAAGAAATACAAAATGAACTCATGATATGGTTAGACCAAAGTGCACTACTGAAGAACGAACTACAAAGACGATGCTCATCATTATCCAACATCCAGGAGGAAATAACAACAGCTTTGAGGGATGGTGTTGAAGAGGAAAAAATTACGTTTAGTACACATCAGGCTGCAAAGTTTCAAGGTGAGGTATTAAACATGCAACAAGAAAATAGCAAAGTTAACCAAGAACTTGAAGCAGGGTTAGACCATATAGCCACATTACAAGTCAAGACAGAGAAAACTCTGAAAAGATTAGAGGAGGAATTTGGTCTATCTGATGATCAGAAACAACCACGGTCACCACACCGTGTACATGTTCCCTTGCGCTCTTTCATTTTCGGGGTTAAATCAAAGAAGCAAAAGCCATCCATTATGGCATGTATAACCCCTCATAGGAAACTTACCGCATCGGACAGTGgcattctttaa
- the LOC122579987 gene encoding protein NETWORKED 2D-like isoform X1: MLQRAASNAYSWWWASHIRTKQSKWLEQSLQDMEDHVAKAMNIVQKDGDSFAKRAEMYYKYRPELIAFIEESVRAYRALAERYDKLSTDLQKANTTIASVFPDQIPYDTDYEDDDHDNNGLKIPKNISPDPPKAPKVPQRKDLKSFLTEGHKKNLPKTERPKHFKKAGLTKEEAVEEIDNLQKDILSMQTVKEFIKSSYENGLANFSEIENKIVKWQQRVCDLQDEFNVVKGIEDDDARVIMAAAALKACEETLSNLQAKHDKSSEDARLENERIQTTKKKLQVIKHKYLLERNNEKQDKVLENNPCNLIVNEQEESQENIKETSDELSEKSWTVTEMADTIDKLVSKVLSLETLVSLQTGTIDRLRIETDDLQSQIQNLEEDKANLIDGKNNLTKGFIEMEKKLDGVQELGMSIHNQIKSLTMQFTETHYNVKHLSENVHNVKSDEEVNLKEYLMNGEEMMLRSSSAECETSTNDRTRTPDQGYPAYDIGDSMSKEHVEDKYIPCMNDNVINEKITKETTKVVVGEKKEDNNTIGNIGEVIVDGDLKSKNLEEEANEDINWQQLLLGGLNDKEKILLQEYTCILRKYKTTKKELAEEEQKNQGVVDEMKLQVQDLKTLLANRDTQIQQMKRKLTLLQKDGSRVEMLADKQEILNDEDDMKSILIDKSEPFSEIEEKLRTNIDALLDENLNFWLRFSCKFHQVQKFKTEVENLLQEIIKVKAKRSEGKSSMQSEINAIYKHIKEIQNELMIWLDQSALLKNELQRRCSSLSNIQEEITTALRDGVEEEKITFSTHQAAKFQGEVLNMQQENSKVNQELEAGLDHIATLQVKTEKTLKRLEEEFGLSDDQKQPRSPHRVHVPLRSFIFGVKSKKQKPSIMACITPHRKLTASDSGIL, translated from the exons ATGTTACAAAGGGCTGCAAGTAATGCATATTCATGGTGGTGGGCTAGCCATATTCGTACCAAACAGTCGAAATGGCTTGAGCAAAGCCTTCAAG ATATGGAAGACCATGTTGCCAAAGCCATGAACATTGTTCAAAAAGATGGGGATTCCTTTGCCAAAAGGGCAGAAATGTATTACAAATACCGACCGGAGCTCATAGCCTTCATCGAGGAGAGTGTCAGGGCATATCGCGCATTAGCAGAAAGATACGATAAACTTTCTACCGATTTGCAAAAAGCAAACACCACTATTGCTTCGGTTTTCCCAGATCAAATTCCCTATGACACAGACTATGAGGATGATGACCATGATAACAATGGTCTCAAAATCCCAAAAAACATAAGCCCAGATCCACCAAAAGCCCCAAAGGTTCCACAAAGAAAAGACTTAAAGAGTTTCTTAACTGAGGGCCACAAGAAGAACCTACCAAAGACGGAACGCCCAAAACATTTTAAGAAAGCTGGTTTAACCAAAGAAGAGGCCGTGGAAGAAATCGATAACCTTCAAAAGGATATTCTTTCAATGCAAACCGTCAAGGAGTTCATCAAGAGCTCCTATGAAAATGGGCTTGCTAACTTTTCAGAAATTGAGAACAAGATCGTTAAATGGCAACAAAGAGTTTGCGATTTACAAGATGAGTTCAATGTAGTGAAAGGTATTGAAGATGATGATGCCCGTGTTATAATGGCGGCGGCTGCATTGAAAGCGTGTGAAGAGACTTTGTCTAATTTACAAGCAAAACACGATAAGTCAAGTGAAGATGCAAGATTGGAGAATGAAAGGATTCAAACTACTAAGAAGAAACTCCAGGTGATTAAACACAAGTACTTATTGGAAAGAAATAATGAAAAACAAGATAAAGTGCTTGAAAACAACCCGTGCAACTTAATTGTAAATGAGCAAGAGGAGTCACAAGAAAATATCAAAGAAACGTCAGATGAGCTTTCGGAGAAATCCTGGACAGTTACAGAAATGGCAGATACGATTGACAAGCTAGTGAGCAAAGTGCTTAGCTTAGAGACATTGGTTTCGTTACAAACTGGTACCATTGACAGGTTAAGAATAGAAACAGATGATCTTCAGTCGCAGATTCAGAATCTGGAAGAAGATAAAGCTAATCTGATTGACGGAAAGAATAATTTGACAAAAGGTTTCATTGAAATGGAGAAAAAACTGGATGGAGTACAAGAGTTAGGCATGAGCATTCACAACCAAATTAAAAGTCTCACGATGCAGTTCACTGAAACCCATTACAATGTTAAGCATCTGTCCGAGAATGTTCATAATGTGAAGTCCGATGAAGAAGTCAACCTAAAAGAATATCTCATGAATGGTGAAGAGATGATGCTAAGAAGTTCCTCCGCAGAATGTGAAACTTCAACTAATGACAGAACCAGAACTCCCGATCAAG GATATCCAGCATACGACATCGGTGACTCAATGTCTAAAGAGCATGTGGAAGATAAATATATCCCTTGCATGAATGATAATGTTATAAATGAAAAGATCACCAAGGAAACAACAAAGGTTGTGGTCGGGGAGAAAAAAGAAGACAACAACACCATTGGAAACATTGGTGAAGTTATAGTCGACGGTGATCTTAAATCAAAAAACCTGGAGGAAGAAGCCAATGAGGACATAAACTGGCAACAACTTTTGTTGGGTGGTTTAAATGACAAGGAAAAGATTCTTTTACAAGAGTACACTTGTATCTTAAGGAAGTACAAAACTACGAAAAAAGAACTTGCAGAAGAAGAGCAGAAAAACCAAGGAGTTGTGGATGAAATGAAACTACAAGTGCAAGACCTGAAAACACTTCTAGCCAATAGGGACACTCAAATTCAACAAATGAAACGAAAACTCACACTTCTTCAGAAAGATGGAAGTAGAGTTGAGATGTTAGCCGATAAACAAGAAATACTGAATGATGAGGATGACATGAAGTCCATCCTTATCGACAAATCTGAACCATTTTCAGAAATAGAAGAGAAACTAAGAACTAATATCGATGCACTACTTGATGAAAATCTTAATTTCTGGTTGCGATTTAGCTGTAAATTTCATCAAGTGCAGAAATTCAAGACTGAGGTAGAAAATCTACTTCAAGAGATTATCAAAGTCAAAGCTAAAAGAAGTGAGGGGAAATCAAGCATGCAATCAGAAATCAATGCAATATACAAACACATTAAAGAAATACAAAATGAACTCATGATATGGTTAGACCAAAGTGCACTACTGAAGAACGAACTACAAAGACGATGCTCATCATTATCCAACATCCAGGAGGAAATAACAACAGCTTTGAGGGATGGTGTTGAAGAGGAAAAAATTACGTTTAGTACACATCAGGCTGCAAAGTTTCAAGGTGAGGTATTAAACATGCAACAAGAAAATAGCAAAGTTAACCAAGAACTTGAAGCAGGGTTAGACCATATAGCCACATTACAAGTCAAGACAGAGAAAACTCTGAAAAGATTAGAGGAGGAATTTGGTCTATCTGATGATCAGAAACAACCACGGTCACCACACCGTGTACATGTTCCCTTGCGCTCTTTCATTTTCGGGGTTAAATCAAAGAAGCAAAAGCCATCCATTATGGCATGTATAACCCCTCATAGGAAACTTACCGCATCGGACAGTGgcattctttaa